A window of the Streptococcus sp. 116-D4 genome harbors these coding sequences:
- a CDS encoding amino acid ABC transporter substrate-binding protein: protein MKKIVKYSSLAALGLVAAGVLAACSGGAKKEGEAASKKEIIVATNGSPKPFIYEENGELTGYEIEVVRAIFKDSDKYDVKFEKTEWSGVFAGLDADRYNMAVNNLSYTKERAEKYLYAAPIAQNPNVLVVKKDDNSIKSLDDIGGKSTEVVQATTSAKQLEEYNKQHADNPTILNYTKADFQQIMVRLSDGQFDYKIFDKIGVETVIKNQGLDNLKVIELPSDQQPYVYPLLAKGQDELKTFVDKRIQELYKDGTLEKLSKQFFGDTYLPAEADIK, encoded by the coding sequence ATGAAAAAAATCGTTAAATACTCATCTCTTGCTGCCTTAGGACTTGTTGCTGCAGGTGTGTTAGCAGCTTGCTCAGGTGGTGCGAAAAAAGAAGGAGAAGCAGCTAGCAAGAAAGAAATTATTGTTGCAACTAACGGATCACCAAAACCATTTATCTATGAAGAAAATGGCGAATTGACTGGTTACGAGATTGAAGTGGTTCGTGCTATCTTTAAAGACTCTGACAAGTATGATGTCAAGTTTGAAAAGACAGAATGGTCAGGTGTCTTTGCAGGTCTTGATGCTGACCGCTACAATATGGCTGTAAACAATCTTAGTTACACTAAAGAACGTGCGGAGAAATACCTCTATGCCGCACCAATTGCCCAAAACCCTAATGTCCTTGTAGTGAAGAAAGATGACAACAGCATCAAGTCTCTCGATGATATCGGTGGAAAATCGACGGAAGTTGTTCAAGCTACTACATCAGCTAAACAGTTGGAAGAATATAACAAACAACATGCAGATAATCCAACTATCCTTAACTACACTAAAGCGGACTTCCAACAAATCATGGTACGTTTGAGTGATGGTCAATTCGACTACAAGATTTTTGATAAAATCGGTGTTGAAACAGTTATCAAAAACCAAGGGTTGGATAACTTGAAAGTCATTGAGCTTCCAAGCGACCAACAACCTTACGTTTACCCACTTCTTGCTAAAGGTCAAGATGAGTTGAAAACATTTGTAGACAAACGTATTCAAGAACTCTACAAAGATGGAACGCTTGAAAAATTGTCTAAACAATTCTTCGGTGACACTTATCTACCAGCAGAAGCAGATATTAAATAA
- a CDS encoding AzlD domain-containing protein: MVSKYLLLAVIFSGLVTWIPRMIPFILVKYKGLPAIVERFLKFLPVSIIFALILSSVVTGKVGSLPQIKWLDFLAVFPTAWVAFRYRNLVGTVLFGVVLIAVLRLAF, encoded by the coding sequence ATGGTCAGTAAGTATCTTTTATTAGCAGTTATTTTCTCTGGCTTGGTGACTTGGATTCCCCGTATGATTCCCTTCATCTTGGTCAAGTATAAGGGCTTGCCTGCGATCGTTGAGCGTTTTTTGAAGTTCTTGCCCGTTTCTATTATCTTTGCCTTGATTCTTTCAAGTGTAGTGACAGGCAAGGTTGGGAGTCTTCCTCAAATCAAATGGCTAGACTTCTTAGCTGTCTTTCCAACAGCTTGGGTAGCCTTTCGCTACCGCAATCTAGTCGGAACAGTTCTCTTTGGAGTAGTCTTGATTGCCGTCTTGCGTTTGGCCTTTTAA
- a CDS encoding AzlC family ABC transporter permease: MKEKGFWEGAQAAMPTALGYVSIGLACGIIGAPYVTPVEMGLMSLFVYAGSAQFAMLALIAVQAPVAAIAMTVFLINLRLFLLSLHASTYFRHTSLWQNIGMSSLLTDETYGVLMGELAHTDKVNPMWMHGNNLNSYVAWFVGTVVGTALGGLLPNPEIFGLDFALVGMFIGIFASQFQIMQRRIPVRNLLIILAVVAVSFFLLLTVVSQSLAVLFATLLGCTMGVVLDGQ; encoded by the coding sequence ATGAAAGAAAAAGGATTTTGGGAGGGGGCGCAGGCGGCCATGCCAACGGCCCTTGGTTATGTCAGTATTGGCTTGGCCTGTGGGATTATCGGTGCGCCCTATGTGACACCTGTTGAGATGGGCTTGATGAGCCTCTTTGTTTATGCTGGGAGTGCCCAGTTTGCCATGTTGGCACTGATTGCGGTTCAAGCACCTGTGGCAGCTATTGCTATGACGGTCTTTTTGATTAATTTGCGTCTCTTTTTGTTGAGTTTGCATGCGTCAACCTATTTCCGTCATACCAGTCTCTGGCAAAATATCGGTATGTCTAGTCTCTTGACGGATGAGACTTATGGCGTTTTGATGGGCGAGTTAGCCCATACAGACAAGGTCAATCCTATGTGGATGCACGGAAACAATCTCAACAGCTATGTGGCTTGGTTTGTGGGAACAGTTGTCGGAACGGCTCTGGGTGGTCTGCTGCCAAATCCAGAAATCTTTGGCTTGGATTTTGCCCTGGTTGGGATGTTCATTGGAATTTTTGCTTCGCAATTCCAGATTATGCAAAGACGGATTCCTGTCCGCAATCTGCTCATTATCCTAGCAGTTGTTGCGGTGTCCTTCTTTTTACTCTTAACAGTGGTGTCTCAGTCGCTAGCTGTTCTGTTTGCGACCTTGCTAGGTTGTACAATGGGGGTGGTTTTAGATGGTCAGTAA
- a CDS encoding HdeD family acid-resistance protein, with protein sequence MSKIWKWLLLIAGIFAVFVGFNMFAHPLISLASMTFWFALVFAVQGISEIVQYFKSEEKHGWNLFGGIVTLILALTLFSGSFIEMVTFVPFIISLWALTNGITKTIVGFKVRKTDKSVGTPLVWMGILGIVAGLIMMGHPLMTGLYISYTIAFVFIYQGIVAIVQFFKIK encoded by the coding sequence ATGTCGAAAATTTGGAAATGGTTGTTACTAATTGCGGGTATTTTTGCAGTTTTTGTAGGTTTTAATATGTTTGCACATCCTCTTATTAGCTTGGCTTCCATGACTTTCTGGTTTGCACTTGTATTTGCAGTTCAAGGGATTTCTGAGATTGTACAATACTTCAAATCAGAAGAAAAGCATGGCTGGAATTTATTTGGAGGAATTGTTACCCTCATCCTCGCTCTTACCTTGTTCTCAGGTAGCTTTATTGAAATGGTAACATTTGTACCATTTATCATTTCTTTATGGGCCTTGACAAATGGTATTACAAAAACTATCGTTGGTTTCAAGGTTCGTAAGACGGATAAATCGGTAGGTACCCCTCTAGTTTGGATGGGGATTTTAGGAATCGTAGCAGGTTTAATCATGATGGGACACCCATTGATGACCGGTCTCTATATTAGTTACACCATTGCCTTTGTCTTTATTTATCAAGGTATTGTGGCAATTGTTCAATTCTTCAAGATTAAATAA
- a CDS encoding TetR/AcrR family transcriptional regulator — MRKEEKTRLRREKIITAALFEFATKGYQGFVINELCKVDGISKGVLYHNFSGKSDLYLTCFQESFEKALAVFLGVEGQVPSLADYMERRHQFYQQYPEHSHIFFEAMIATPEELEADIAPQKAIFLDLNEQVCQKLISESKLKEHIDEKRAMDYLRLIQDMFRSYYLTVSSDSSLPDLVSGYEHQLSQVLDMMIYGILEEDSSKKGEK; from the coding sequence ATGAGAAAAGAAGAAAAAACAAGACTACGAAGAGAGAAAATCATTACCGCTGCTTTGTTTGAATTTGCTACAAAAGGCTATCAAGGTTTTGTCATCAATGAACTTTGTAAAGTGGATGGTATTTCCAAAGGAGTTTTGTATCATAATTTTTCAGGGAAATCAGACCTCTATCTAACTTGTTTTCAGGAGAGTTTTGAGAAAGCTTTGGCAGTGTTTCTGGGGGTGGAAGGTCAAGTGCCCTCCTTAGCTGATTATATGGAAAGACGTCACCAATTTTATCAGCAATACCCAGAACATAGCCACATTTTCTTTGAGGCAATGATTGCGACACCAGAAGAATTGGAAGCAGACATTGCACCACAGAAAGCTATCTTTTTGGACTTGAATGAACAAGTTTGTCAAAAACTTATATCAGAATCCAAACTGAAAGAGCATATTGATGAGAAACGAGCTATGGACTATCTGCGATTGATTCAGGATATGTTTCGTTCCTATTATTTAACTGTTTCGTCAGATAGCAGTTTGCCTGACTTGGTTTCAGGATATGAACATCAATTATCACAGGTTTTGGATATGATGATTTATGGAATACTAGAGGAAGATTCCTCTAAAAAAGGAGAAAAATAA
- a CDS encoding MFS transporter, with the protein MKVFLQNRNFRQLTINQWISTVGDTIFYLAFLNYVADASFAPLAILLITISETLPQVLQIFLGVLADFQHHRVLKYTMISFAKFLLYSIVSLSLSGQSFSLLLVAFICLINLLSDTLSYFSGAMLTPIFIRIIGQDHLAEAIGFKQSTVSLVKTISNILGGVLLGILSIQSISLLNALTFLIAFLGILFIKTDLLKVEKTISYQEGLSVKSFCQHLLQSSKLIWNMNKVLLVLFIISISQAVINVTVPVSTLFLRNQPFLNLQTGQSLALLSTLELSALIVGSLVSGYLKNTISIKLALYASLIIQLLLLVGFVAVRFDWILIFSALDAFFAGILSPRLQELIFKQIPEESMGAVQSSIGAITVVLPSLFTIALVTIATSFGTLAVSFVLLLFLLAAFIILLNIRENI; encoded by the coding sequence ATGAAAGTATTTCTTCAAAATAGAAATTTTAGGCAATTAACCATCAACCAGTGGATTTCAACGGTTGGGGATACGATTTTTTATCTGGCCTTTTTGAATTATGTGGCAGATGCATCTTTTGCCCCTTTGGCGATTTTACTGATCACGATTTCAGAAACCCTTCCTCAAGTTCTGCAAATCTTTCTGGGAGTTTTGGCGGATTTTCAACATCATCGTGTCCTAAAATATACAATGATTAGTTTTGCAAAATTTTTGCTTTACTCTATCGTTTCTTTATCACTTTCAGGGCAGTCCTTTTCCTTGTTATTAGTAGCATTTATTTGTCTGATTAACCTCTTATCTGACACATTGAGTTATTTTTCAGGCGCCATGCTCACTCCGATTTTCATTAGAATTATTGGGCAAGACCATCTGGCAGAAGCTATTGGATTTAAACAGTCAACTGTTAGTTTAGTGAAAACAATCAGTAATATTCTAGGAGGAGTCTTACTAGGTATTCTATCTATCCAGTCTATTTCCTTACTGAATGCTCTGACCTTTTTAATCGCATTTTTAGGTATTCTTTTCATAAAAACAGACCTCTTGAAAGTAGAAAAAACGATTAGCTATCAAGAAGGACTCTCTGTAAAATCCTTTTGCCAGCATCTGCTCCAATCATCAAAATTGATATGGAATATGAATAAGGTGCTCTTGGTTTTGTTTATTATCTCTATTAGTCAAGCAGTGATAAATGTTACAGTTCCTGTTTCTACTCTGTTTTTGAGGAATCAGCCCTTTTTGAATTTACAAACAGGTCAATCTCTTGCCTTGTTATCCACCCTTGAATTGTCAGCCCTTATTGTCGGAAGCCTTGTGAGTGGCTATCTGAAGAATACAATCTCCATAAAACTAGCCCTATATGCCTCGCTTATTATCCAATTACTCCTTTTAGTTGGCTTTGTGGCAGTTCGTTTTGACTGGATTCTTATCTTTAGTGCCTTGGATGCCTTTTTCGCAGGTATCCTCTCTCCTCGATTACAGGAACTCATTTTTAAACAAATACCTGAGGAGTCAATGGGAGCAGTTCAATCCTCTATCGGTGCCATTACAGTTGTTTTACCTAGCTTATTTACAATAGCTTTGGTAACCATTGCTACTAGCTTTGGAACTCTGGCAGTTAGCTTTGTTTTATTGCTATTTCTTCTAGCTGCCTTTATCATACTCTTGAATATCCGTGAAAACATTTAG
- a CDS encoding peptide pheromone VP1, producing MLNLQFAETMELTEAELQDVRGGNTVVNPGGGIGVGLGAPWSITNFWKKYFNHDSSTVNRRH from the coding sequence ATGTTAAATTTACAATTTGCAGAAACGATGGAATTGACAGAAGCTGAGTTGCAAGATGTTAGAGGAGGCAACACTGTGGTTAACCCAGGCGGTGGAATTGGAGTAGGCTTAGGAGCACCTTGGTCAATCACTAATTTCTGGAAGAAATATTTTAACCATGATTCTTCCACTGTTAATCGTCGTCATTGA
- a CDS encoding XRE/MutR family transcriptional regulator, whose product MIERMELGEFYKELRLARKLKQSDVACAGLTASQLSKFELGQSMLSADKLILAIQGINMNFDEFGHKLNNYQESPHMRIGRRVVDRFAHQDIAGLEQLLEEVEQEQMAQTYRRLNAIVIKNALHSLDKNYPLAEEDSEFLTNYLYAIESWTWFELYLFCNTMPFLSNQDLIFLSTALIEKSKEFKELVHNRLYMKQGLLNILSELMERKLFSYIPIFEAELESMIRPYDVFEKVSWQFLKKMSIFLQTKGSNQKEIEHFIQSLQVLENPQLTALFELRLQQYKELID is encoded by the coding sequence ATGATTGAGAGAATGGAATTGGGAGAATTTTACAAGGAATTGCGCTTGGCTAGAAAGCTCAAGCAGTCAGATGTAGCATGTGCTGGATTAACAGCCTCTCAGTTGTCCAAGTTTGAACTAGGACAGTCTATGCTGTCTGCGGATAAGCTCATATTAGCCATCCAAGGAATCAATATGAATTTTGATGAGTTTGGGCACAAGCTCAACAACTATCAAGAATCTCCACATATGCGAATTGGTAGAAGGGTTGTGGATCGCTTTGCCCATCAAGATATTGCTGGTTTAGAGCAACTGTTGGAGGAAGTCGAGCAAGAACAGATGGCGCAGACCTATCGTCGTTTGAATGCTATTGTGATTAAAAACGCACTCCATTCCTTAGATAAAAACTATCCGCTAGCAGAGGAGGATAGTGAGTTTTTGACTAACTACCTCTATGCTATTGAGTCTTGGACCTGGTTTGAACTCTATCTCTTTTGTAATACCATGCCCTTTCTGAGCAATCAAGACCTAATCTTTTTATCAACCGCTTTAATTGAGAAATCTAAAGAATTTAAAGAGTTAGTACACAATCGATTGTATATGAAGCAAGGACTCTTAAATATCTTATCAGAGCTCATGGAGCGAAAACTTTTCTCCTACATCCCAATCTTTGAAGCCGAGTTGGAGAGTATGATCCGCCCGTACGATGTTTTTGAGAAAGTATCATGGCAATTTTTAAAGAAAATGAGTATTTTTCTTCAAACCAAAGGAAGCAATCAAAAAGAGATTGAACACTTTATCCAATCTCTGCAAGTATTAGAAAATCCACAATTGACAGCCCTTTTTGAATTGCGTTTGCAGCAATACAAAGAGCTTATCGATTAG